GATACACCTCTGCACGAAGACCACTATGCGCTAACCCCGGACTCCCTTACCATCCATTCAACCCCAGAAAGCTTTACCCTGACCATTGAAACCCTGATAAAGCCTCAGGAAAACAGCTCCCTGGAAGGTCTCTATAAATCAAACGGCATGTACTGCACCCAGTGTGAGGCTGAAGGCTTTCGAAAAATAACCTACTTTCCAGACCGCCCGGATGTTTTAACAGTATACACCGTTACGCTTGAGGCAGAAAAAAAGGCCTACCCGGTTTTATTGGCCAATGGCAACCTTTTAACAACCGGCCCACTTTCAGGGAATCGTCATTATGCAAAATGGGAAGACCCCTTCAGAAAACCATGCTACCTTTTTGCCATTGTAGCCGGAGATCTTGCCGTCCTTAACGATACCTTT
The genomic region above belongs to Desulfobulbaceae bacterium and contains:
- the pepN gene encoding aminopeptidase N, producing the protein MTTTPQTKYLKDYTPFPYSINSIDLHFSLNEAYTQVKSTLVISKSTKTAGALCLDGVGMELVSIALNDTPLHEDHYALTPDSLTIHSTPESFTLTIETLIKPQENSSLEGLYKSNGMYCTQCEAEGFRKITYFPDRPDVLTVYTVTLEAEKKAYPVLLANGNLLTTGPLSGNRHYAKWEDPFRKPCYLFAIVAGDLAVLNDTFTTKSNRNIQLQIYTEHHNADKCAHAMASLKKAMLWDETRFNLEVDLDQYMVVAVDDFNAGAMENKG